A window of the Streptomyces luomodiensis genome harbors these coding sequences:
- a CDS encoding MSMEG_0572/Sll0783 family nitrogen starvation response protein: MSETPASAELTDVEQQSLNEIPHPSLPEGSSIYGSTKVFPDYQAENGETYFTLVHGIAHESSVSFVAVLQATRALRKGFETAIYFYGPGSLNCLATRGFPTTGNSAFPGEHNINNQLKTFIAEGGKVYCCRFGLSLHGAREEDLIEGVIPTHPLDVQDALIHYARKGAIINSTYQL; encoded by the coding sequence ATGTCCGAAACCCCGGCCAGCGCCGAACTCACCGACGTCGAGCAGCAGTCGCTCAACGAGATCCCGCACCCCTCACTGCCCGAGGGCTCCAGCATCTACGGCTCCACCAAGGTCTTCCCCGACTACCAGGCCGAGAACGGCGAGACCTACTTCACCCTCGTCCACGGCATCGCCCACGAGTCGTCGGTGTCCTTCGTCGCCGTCCTGCAGGCCACCCGCGCCCTGCGCAAGGGCTTCGAGACCGCGATCTACTTCTACGGCCCCGGCTCCCTCAACTGCCTGGCCACCCGCGGCTTCCCGACCACCGGCAACTCCGCCTTCCCCGGCGAGCACAACATCAACAACCAGCTCAAGACGTTCATCGCGGAGGGCGGCAAGGTGTACTGCTGCCGCTTCGGCCTGTCACTGCACGGCGCCCGCGAGGAGGACCTCATCGAGGGCGTCATCCCCACCCATCCGCTCGACGTCCAGGACGCGCTGATCCACTACGCGCGCAAGGGCGCCATCATCAACTCGACCTACCAGCTGTAA
- a CDS encoding MSMEG_0570 family nitrogen starvation response protein, whose translation MPEIYFRVRWPDGETQRCYSPSTVVEDYFTAGSAYDLADFVDRSRTALGIAGERVREKFGFHCTGASDQLARIERTASAYASLPGAKVTVEALVNADGSAR comes from the coding sequence ATGCCTGAGATCTATTTCCGCGTCCGCTGGCCCGACGGCGAGACCCAGCGCTGTTACTCCCCCTCCACGGTGGTCGAGGACTACTTCACCGCGGGGAGTGCCTACGACCTCGCGGACTTCGTGGACCGCAGCCGCACCGCCCTCGGTATCGCCGGTGAGCGGGTGAGGGAGAAGTTCGGCTTCCACTGCACCGGCGCATCCGACCAGCTCGCGCGGATCGAGCGCACCGCCTCCGCCTACGCCTCCCTCCCGGGAGCCAAGGTCACCGTCGAGGCGCTGGTCAACGCGGACGGGAGCGCACGGTGA
- a CDS encoding carbon-nitrogen hydrolase family protein: MTTLRMAAVAAEFGRDLEDAFATVERLIKEARAEGVRLLALPEACLGGYLLSLDDDTALDEGPPALAVDGPEIRRLAAMAGEMTVVAGYCEAGGDGLRYNSVVCVSGDGVLGNHRKVHQPLSEDASYASGDRFHAFDTPVGRIGMMICYDKAFPESARALALDGAQIGVCVSAWPGARTNASADLAEDRWKRRFDLFDRARALENQIVWLSANQAGTFGSLRFVGSAKVVDPGGEILADTGVTAGTAVAELDVAQALQTARRSMGHLRDRRPDAYTPSGAATA, from the coding sequence ATGACCACCCTGCGCATGGCGGCCGTCGCCGCCGAGTTCGGCCGCGATCTGGAGGACGCCTTCGCCACCGTCGAACGGCTGATCAAGGAGGCCCGCGCCGAGGGCGTACGGCTGCTCGCCCTGCCGGAAGCCTGCCTGGGCGGCTACCTGCTCAGCCTCGACGACGACACCGCGCTCGACGAGGGGCCGCCCGCCCTCGCCGTGGACGGGCCCGAGATCCGCCGGCTGGCCGCGATGGCCGGTGAGATGACCGTGGTCGCGGGCTACTGCGAGGCGGGCGGGGACGGTCTGCGCTACAACAGCGTCGTCTGCGTCAGCGGCGACGGCGTCCTCGGCAACCACCGCAAGGTGCACCAACCGCTGAGCGAGGACGCCAGCTACGCCTCCGGCGACCGCTTCCACGCCTTCGACACCCCGGTCGGCCGGATCGGCATGATGATCTGTTACGACAAGGCGTTCCCGGAGTCCGCACGGGCGCTCGCGCTCGACGGAGCGCAGATCGGGGTGTGCGTGTCGGCCTGGCCCGGCGCGCGGACCAACGCCTCGGCCGACCTGGCCGAGGACCGCTGGAAGCGCCGCTTCGACCTCTTCGACCGGGCCCGCGCCCTGGAGAACCAGATCGTATGGCTCTCGGCCAACCAGGCGGGCACCTTCGGGTCACTGCGCTTCGTCGGCAGCGCCAAGGTCGTCGACCCCGGCGGCGAGATCCTCGCGGACACCGGAGTCACGGCCGGGACCGCCGTCGCCGAACTCGACGTCGCACAGGCCCTCCAGACCGCCCGCCGGTCCATGGGACACCTGCGCGACCGGCGCCCGGACGCCTACACACCCTCAGGAGCGGCAACCGCATGA
- a CDS encoding 3-hydroxybutyrate oligomer hydrolase family protein: MVLPLGVGRAPRRGTGLGALTLAAVAVLLPSPATARPAPDAPDGHCARLSQLRVPAAARQQADCLDELTTAGTAATGHTDPADWAGLTPKNLATPTGVPGIQIDGYFPDTSTTNTNHGWNHDAQFVIRLPDRWNGGLVVAGTPGNREQYANDRAIADWVLARGYAYAATDKGNTGPAFYRDGSRPGDAVAEWNTRLTQLTRAARASVAQRYHRPLERTLVTGMSNGGYLVRWQLENHPELYDGGVDWEGTLWRAEGPNLFTFLPAALRDYPTYAAGGPAAGQAREALLRAGFPAGSEFLWPYHHEVYWDLTQRVYREEFDPGFDGEKEAGTPYCAPGTVPGCDADYDYATRSSGVHAAVERIALTGRIGKPLITIQGTLDVLLPAGRGSDVYARMVRQAGLGGRYRYYRIEDGTHTDALVDTFPDRLRPLLPCHRSAFTALESWLTTGHRPPANHTVVRPAGADQASLLAECRLDG; encoded by the coding sequence ATGGTTCTGCCCCTCGGTGTCGGACGGGCCCCGAGAAGAGGCACCGGCCTCGGCGCTCTCACCCTGGCCGCAGTCGCCGTCCTGCTCCCCTCACCGGCCACGGCCCGGCCTGCTCCCGATGCCCCGGACGGTCACTGCGCCCGTCTGTCCCAGCTGCGTGTCCCGGCGGCGGCACGTCAGCAGGCCGACTGCCTGGACGAGCTGACCACGGCGGGAACGGCGGCCACCGGCCACACCGACCCGGCGGACTGGGCAGGGCTGACGCCGAAGAACCTGGCCACTCCCACCGGAGTGCCCGGGATCCAGATCGACGGCTACTTCCCCGACACCTCCACCACCAACACCAACCACGGGTGGAACCACGACGCCCAGTTCGTCATCCGGCTGCCCGACCGCTGGAACGGTGGCCTGGTCGTGGCCGGCACCCCCGGTAACCGCGAGCAGTACGCCAACGACCGGGCCATCGCCGACTGGGTGCTCGCCCGCGGTTACGCCTACGCCGCCACCGACAAGGGCAACACCGGCCCCGCGTTCTACCGTGATGGCTCCCGGCCGGGCGACGCCGTCGCCGAGTGGAACACCCGCCTCACCCAGCTGACCCGGGCCGCCCGCGCGTCGGTCGCCCAGCGCTACCACCGGCCGCTCGAGCGCACCCTGGTCACCGGGATGTCCAACGGCGGCTACCTCGTGCGCTGGCAGCTGGAGAACCATCCCGAGCTGTACGACGGAGGAGTCGACTGGGAAGGCACCCTGTGGCGCGCGGAGGGTCCCAACCTCTTCACCTTCCTGCCGGCCGCCCTGCGCGACTACCCCACCTACGCGGCAGGCGGCCCCGCGGCCGGCCAGGCGCGCGAGGCGCTGCTCCGCGCCGGGTTCCCGGCCGGCTCCGAGTTCTTGTGGCCGTACCACCACGAGGTCTACTGGGATCTGACGCAGCGCGTCTACCGCGAGGAGTTCGACCCCGGCTTCGATGGGGAGAAGGAAGCCGGCACACCGTATTGCGCCCCGGGGACGGTCCCGGGCTGCGATGCCGACTACGACTACGCCACCCGCTCCTCCGGCGTCCACGCGGCCGTGGAACGCATCGCGTTGACCGGTCGTATCGGCAAGCCGCTGATCACCATCCAGGGCACCCTTGACGTGCTGCTGCCCGCCGGCCGGGGCTCCGACGTGTACGCGCGTATGGTCCGGCAAGCGGGCCTTGGCGGCCGGTACCGCTACTACCGCATCGAGGACGGCACGCACACCGACGCCCTCGTCGACACCTTCCCCGACCGACTCCGGCCCTTGCTGCCGTGTCACCGCTCAGCCTTCACCGCCCTGGAGAGCTGGCTCACCACCGGCCACCGCCCGCCCGCGAACCACACGGTCGTCCGGCCCGCAGGTGCCGACCAGGCGTCCCTGCTCGCCGAGTGCCGTCTCGACGGATGA
- a CDS encoding MSMEG_0565 family glycosyltransferase — protein sequence MNIALLSYSTKPRGGVVHTLALAEALAAAGQDVTVWTLGRDGDAGFFRPVDPAVRLRIVPFPHGPENETVGERILRSIDTLRDAFDPAPYDVVHAQDCISANAAGRCVRTVHHIDHFTTPELAACHERAIVEPYAHICVSRSVAGELARGWGLTPVVIPNGVAYERFATVAPEARAAWRSRLGRYVLTVGGIEPRKGSLDLLEAYAAVRTARPDVRLVIAGGETLFDYRAYRARWEARAAELGVEPVVLGQVAEEELPPLVAAAGAFAFPSVKEGFGLAAMEALAAGVPLVVRDLPVLREVFDGAARFAHAPDDLAAALGAALAADDPARRARGRQLAARHTWKAAAERHLAFYRTLG from the coding sequence GTGAACATCGCCCTGCTGAGCTACTCCACCAAGCCGCGCGGCGGAGTGGTCCACACCCTCGCCCTCGCCGAGGCCCTCGCGGCGGCGGGCCAGGACGTCACCGTGTGGACACTGGGCCGGGACGGCGACGCGGGCTTCTTCCGCCCCGTGGACCCGGCCGTACGCCTGCGGATCGTGCCGTTCCCGCACGGCCCGGAGAACGAGACCGTCGGCGAGCGCATCCTGCGCTCCATCGACACCCTTCGCGACGCCTTCGACCCGGCACCGTACGACGTCGTCCACGCCCAGGACTGCATCAGCGCCAACGCGGCCGGCCGCTGCGTCCGCACCGTCCACCACATCGACCACTTCACCACACCGGAGCTGGCCGCCTGCCACGAGCGGGCGATCGTGGAGCCGTACGCGCACATCTGCGTCTCACGATCGGTGGCCGGGGAACTGGCCCGGGGATGGGGGCTGACCCCGGTCGTCATCCCCAACGGGGTGGCGTACGAGCGTTTCGCCACCGTTGCCCCGGAAGCCCGCGCCGCCTGGCGCTCCCGCCTGGGCCGCTACGTCCTCACCGTGGGTGGTATCGAACCCCGCAAGGGATCGCTGGACCTGCTGGAGGCGTATGCCGCGGTGCGCACCGCCCGTCCCGATGTGCGGCTGGTGATCGCGGGCGGCGAGACACTGTTCGACTACCGTGCCTACCGGGCCCGTTGGGAGGCCAGAGCCGCCGAGCTCGGTGTCGAGCCGGTCGTGCTGGGGCAGGTCGCCGAGGAGGAACTGCCCCCGCTGGTCGCCGCCGCCGGTGCCTTCGCCTTCCCCTCCGTCAAGGAGGGCTTCGGACTGGCCGCCATGGAGGCGCTCGCCGCGGGCGTTCCACTGGTGGTCCGCGATCTGCCCGTCCTGCGCGAGGTGTTCGACGGCGCCGCCCGTTTCGCACACGCCCCCGACGACCTGGCCGCCGCGCTCGGCGCGGCGCTCGCGGCCGACGACCCGGCCCGGCGGGCAAGGGGCCGACAGCTCGCCGCGCGGCACACCTGGAAGGCGGCCGCCGAACGGCATCTGGCCTTCTACCGCACGCTCGGCTGA
- a CDS encoding carbon-nitrogen hydrolase family protein: MSTIRIAAAAAHFGRDLEFDLARVGKIIDDARASGAGLLVLPDAALGGYLADLRHPDPDALPPALEPDDPLILEVARRAAEMVVCVGYCEDGGTERYNAAVCVSGDGVLGRHRKVHLPAGEVAAYTPGDRFDAFDTPVGRIGMLIDYDKTFPESARSLALDGAEILACLSAWPTSITNRAPRMAQDRQAKLFDLYDQARAAENQVVLASANQTGAMGGMRFLGQAKVVGPGGDILARTWAKAGLAVAEVDVAEEIDRARRILHHLGELRPSAYRESPS; the protein is encoded by the coding sequence ATGAGCACGATCAGGATCGCGGCCGCGGCCGCCCACTTCGGTCGCGACCTGGAGTTCGATCTGGCCCGCGTCGGCAAAATCATCGACGACGCGCGCGCATCCGGTGCGGGGCTGCTCGTCCTGCCCGACGCCGCGCTCGGCGGCTACCTCGCCGACCTGCGCCACCCCGATCCCGACGCCCTGCCCCCCGCCCTTGAGCCGGACGACCCGCTGATCCTCGAAGTGGCCCGTCGCGCGGCCGAGATGGTGGTGTGCGTCGGCTACTGCGAGGACGGTGGCACCGAGCGCTACAACGCCGCCGTCTGCGTCAGCGGCGACGGCGTCCTCGGCCGCCACCGCAAGGTGCACCTGCCGGCCGGCGAGGTCGCCGCCTACACCCCCGGCGACCGGTTCGACGCCTTCGACACCCCGGTCGGCCGGATCGGCATGCTCATCGACTACGACAAGACGTTCCCCGAGTCCGCCCGCTCCCTCGCCCTGGACGGCGCCGAGATCCTCGCCTGCCTGTCCGCCTGGCCCACCAGCATCACCAACCGCGCCCCGCGCATGGCCCAGGACCGGCAGGCCAAGCTCTTCGACCTGTACGACCAGGCCCGCGCCGCGGAGAACCAGGTCGTCCTCGCCTCCGCCAACCAGACCGGCGCCATGGGCGGCATGCGCTTCCTCGGCCAGGCCAAGGTCGTCGGCCCCGGCGGCGACATCCTCGCCCGCACCTGGGCCAAGGCCGGCCTCGCGGTCGCCGAGGTCGACGTGGCCGAGGAGATCGACCGGGCCCGTCGCATCCTGCACCACCTCGGCGAACTGCGCCCCTCCGCCTACCGGGAGAGCCCGTCGTGA
- a CDS encoding amidohydrolase family protein, which produces MVFDAHRHIGVLPAYPFYGGPPVNPDTTARATVGQLIADLDAEGTERALVLPNYGVPDPAVAFSFNELAVEAAQRDDRIRAGLWVSPRPEDQDRTLQALKLAGEEGVRALKLSFLLGGRPTDPACRPLLDRIFAEAARYGLVVHVHTSPGAASDIDEVGHLVDWYAGQVPVHLVHFGGGMSGHIKLAGSRFFDWIAAGKRVYTDLSWAIGFAPRWLAQEIERRGIGHDRVLFASDQPWGDFAGEYARLAAATGGGALGELVFRDTFAALYD; this is translated from the coding sequence ATGGTCTTCGACGCACACCGCCACATCGGCGTCCTGCCCGCCTACCCCTTCTACGGGGGCCCGCCCGTCAACCCCGACACCACCGCCCGTGCCACGGTCGGGCAACTGATCGCCGACCTGGACGCGGAAGGCACCGAACGCGCCCTTGTCCTTCCCAACTACGGGGTCCCGGACCCCGCCGTCGCGTTCTCCTTCAACGAACTGGCCGTCGAGGCCGCACAGCGCGACGACCGGATCAGGGCCGGGCTGTGGGTATCGCCCCGGCCCGAGGACCAGGACCGGACCCTCCAGGCCCTGAAGCTGGCCGGTGAGGAGGGCGTGCGCGCCCTGAAACTGAGCTTCCTGCTGGGTGGCCGCCCCACCGACCCGGCCTGCCGGCCCCTGCTCGACCGCATTTTCGCCGAAGCCGCCCGGTACGGACTGGTGGTCCATGTGCACACCTCGCCGGGCGCCGCCTCCGACATCGACGAGGTCGGCCACCTCGTCGACTGGTACGCCGGCCAGGTGCCCGTTCACCTCGTCCACTTCGGTGGTGGGATGAGCGGCCACATCAAGCTCGCCGGCTCCCGGTTCTTCGACTGGATCGCGGCCGGCAAGCGCGTCTACACCGACCTCTCCTGGGCCATCGGCTTCGCGCCCCGCTGGCTCGCCCAGGAGATCGAGCGCCGCGGCATCGGCCACGACCGGGTGCTCTTCGCCAGCGACCAGCCGTGGGGCGACTTCGCGGGCGAGTACGCCCGCCTCGCCGCGGCGACCGGCGGCGGCGCCCTCGGCGAGCTCGTCTTCCGGGACACGTTCGCCGCGCTCTACGACTGA
- a CDS encoding MSMEG_0567/sll0787 family protein produces the protein MYLDGSAAPPASGETPDILALLGDRSTLARQPAFHIEEADGHGGLRAYRRLRRDVFVHEQELFSGHDLDDWDTDPRTLVLIARDRTGTVVGGVRLGPATGGPDIGWWQGGRLVVAPAARGAHGIGAALVRAACARAEAEGALRFDAAVQARNEVLFRRLGWQRVREVTVADAPHVLMRWPIGRIAAQASAAKAALGPLLAPLATATPGFVGDDGAPVPGTDVLAACDAIVPSMVERDPEWAGWCAVLVNVNDLAAMGASPLGLLDALGARDAAHAARVLAGLGRAARAYGVPVLGGHTQLGVPAALSVTALGRTRHPVPGGGGRPGHAVRLTADLGGAWRPGYRGRQWDSTSHRRADELRAMTGAVAVTRPAAAKDVSMAGIAGTLGMLAEASGCGAVLDVAAVPRPPEAAMGDWLTCFPGYAMLTADAPDAPPLAAGPAADAVCGVLTTGEGVGLRWPDGDITEAVTATVTGMGTA, from the coding sequence ATGTACCTCGACGGATCCGCCGCGCCCCCCGCCTCCGGCGAGACTCCCGACATCCTGGCCCTGCTCGGTGACCGCAGCACCCTCGCCCGGCAGCCCGCCTTCCACATCGAGGAAGCCGACGGGCACGGCGGACTGCGTGCGTACCGGCGCCTGCGCCGAGACGTCTTCGTGCACGAGCAGGAGCTGTTCTCCGGTCACGACCTGGACGACTGGGACACCGACCCGCGCACGCTCGTGCTCATCGCCAGGGACCGCACGGGCACGGTCGTCGGCGGAGTGCGGCTCGGCCCGGCGACCGGCGGCCCCGACATCGGGTGGTGGCAGGGCGGTCGCCTGGTCGTCGCCCCGGCCGCCCGCGGAGCGCACGGCATCGGCGCGGCCCTGGTCCGGGCCGCCTGCGCCCGCGCCGAGGCGGAAGGCGCCCTGCGGTTCGACGCCGCCGTCCAGGCCCGCAACGAGGTGCTGTTCCGGCGGCTGGGCTGGCAGCGGGTCCGTGAGGTCACGGTCGCGGACGCGCCCCACGTACTGATGCGGTGGCCGATCGGGCGGATCGCGGCGCAGGCGTCCGCCGCCAAGGCCGCCCTCGGTCCGCTGCTCGCCCCGCTCGCCACCGCCACGCCCGGCTTCGTCGGCGACGACGGCGCGCCGGTCCCCGGCACCGATGTGCTCGCCGCGTGCGACGCCATCGTGCCGTCCATGGTCGAACGCGACCCGGAGTGGGCGGGCTGGTGCGCCGTCCTGGTCAACGTCAACGACCTGGCGGCCATGGGCGCCTCACCGCTCGGGCTGCTCGACGCGCTCGGTGCCCGGGACGCCGCGCACGCGGCACGCGTCCTGGCCGGACTGGGCCGGGCCGCGCGGGCGTACGGCGTGCCCGTTCTGGGCGGGCACACCCAGCTCGGCGTCCCGGCGGCCCTGTCCGTCACCGCACTGGGCCGGACCCGGCATCCGGTGCCCGGCGGCGGCGGACGCCCCGGCCACGCCGTACGGCTGACCGCGGACCTCGGCGGCGCCTGGCGCCCGGGGTACCGGGGCCGCCAGTGGGACTCCACCAGTCACCGCCGTGCGGACGAACTGCGGGCGATGACCGGCGCGGTGGCGGTCACCCGGCCCGCCGCGGCCAAGGACGTGTCGATGGCCGGCATCGCGGGCACCCTCGGCATGCTCGCGGAGGCGAGCGGCTGCGGGGCAGTGCTCGACGTGGCCGCCGTGCCCCGCCCGCCGGAGGCGGCCATGGGCGACTGGCTCACCTGCTTCCCCGGCTACGCGATGCTCACCGCCGATGCCCCCGACGCGCCGCCGCTCGCCGCCGGGCCCGCCGCGGACGCCGTGTGCGGGGTGCTGACCACGGGAGAAGGAGTCGGGCTGCGCTGGCCCGACGGAGACATCACCGAAGCGGTCACGGCCACGGTGACCGGGATGGGAACCGCATGA
- a CDS encoding MSMEG_0569 family flavin-dependent oxidoreductase: MSAAVRLAGAHFPVAVVGGGQAGLSMSYCLRRRGVEHVVIEAHRVAHEWRERRWDTFCLVTPNWQCKLPGFPYRGDHPDGFMVRDEIVRYLEDYVAFFRPPLVEGVAVTRLRRAASGVFELSTSEGDFTTDQVVVATGPYHTPSVPRMAERLPEGIAQIHSSRYRHPAQLPDGAVLVVGTGQSGCQIAEDLHLAGRQVHLAVGSAPRVARFYRGRDCVAWLDDMGHYARSIDEFGDADAVRMRVNHYVTGRDGGRDIDLRAFARDGMRLYGRLTRIRGTALEFAADLKANLDHADAVAEGIKDAIDAYIAGQDIPAPRETRYVPVWEPAEQPGHLDLEAAGITSVVWSTGFRRDHRWVEIPVFDGRGYPMHRRGATSTPGLYFLGLPWQYSWGSGRFEAVGRDAEFLADHIDASRRTADVCGALTGAPAELAAALPIG, translated from the coding sequence GTGAGCGCGGCGGTACGGCTGGCCGGAGCCCACTTCCCGGTGGCGGTGGTCGGCGGCGGACAGGCGGGTCTGTCGATGAGCTACTGCCTGCGCCGGCGCGGTGTCGAGCACGTCGTGATCGAGGCGCATCGGGTGGCACACGAGTGGCGCGAGCGTCGCTGGGACACCTTCTGCCTGGTCACCCCCAACTGGCAGTGCAAGCTGCCCGGTTTCCCCTACCGGGGTGACCACCCCGACGGCTTCATGGTCCGCGACGAGATCGTGCGGTACCTGGAGGACTACGTGGCCTTCTTCCGGCCGCCGCTGGTGGAGGGGGTGGCCGTCACCAGGCTGCGCCGGGCCGCGAGCGGTGTGTTCGAACTGAGCACCTCCGAGGGGGACTTCACCACAGACCAGGTGGTGGTCGCCACCGGCCCGTACCACACCCCGTCCGTGCCCCGCATGGCCGAGCGGCTGCCCGAGGGCATCGCGCAGATCCACTCCTCCCGCTACCGCCACCCGGCCCAGCTCCCCGACGGGGCCGTGCTGGTGGTCGGCACCGGCCAGTCCGGCTGCCAGATCGCCGAGGACCTGCACCTGGCCGGCCGGCAGGTCCACCTGGCCGTGGGCAGCGCACCGCGGGTCGCCCGGTTCTACCGGGGCCGCGACTGTGTGGCCTGGCTGGACGACATGGGCCACTACGCCAGGAGCATCGACGAGTTCGGCGACGCCGACGCGGTCCGGATGCGCGTCAACCACTACGTCACCGGCCGCGACGGCGGCCGTGACATCGACCTGCGGGCCTTCGCCCGCGACGGTATGCGGCTGTACGGGCGGCTCACCCGAATCCGCGGTACCGCCCTGGAGTTCGCCGCCGACCTGAAGGCGAACCTGGACCACGCGGACGCGGTGGCCGAGGGCATCAAGGACGCCATCGACGCCTACATCGCCGGGCAGGACATCCCGGCTCCGCGGGAGACCCGGTACGTACCGGTGTGGGAGCCCGCCGAGCAGCCGGGCCACCTGGACCTGGAAGCGGCCGGCATCACCTCCGTGGTCTGGTCGACCGGTTTCCGCCGCGATCACCGGTGGGTCGAGATACCCGTCTTCGACGGGCGCGGCTACCCGATGCACCGGCGCGGTGCCACCAGCACACCCGGCCTGTACTTCCTGGGACTGCCCTGGCAGTACTCATGGGGCTCGGGACGGTTCGAGGCGGTGGGCCGGGACGCCGAGTTCCTGGCGGACCACATCGACGCCTCCCGCCGTACGGCCGACGTCTGCGGCGCCCTCACCGGCGCGCCGGCCGAACTCGCCGCCGCGCTCCCCATCGGCTGA
- a CDS encoding MSMEG_0568 family radical SAM protein, producing the protein MSVGTGTTGTAVDVRITTRAELALRGVALDAPVRRPDGAGPSDDGHVLVDGANAALPTNPGSPYRVRDGKVWLGDEDTGLTLTAVRRPKFYDLTTADGVPYEHIARLHGADVLATTVVQTCVRYAEADRCRFCTIEESLRSGATVAAKTPAQLAEVAKAAVRLDGIKQMVMTTGTTTGPDRGARTLVRSVRTVLRAVPGLPIQVQCEPPGDLSWIRSLHDAGATAIGIHVESLDEEVRRRWMPGKSTVPLAEYEAAWDEAVAVFGPNRVSTYLLVGLGEDPDELVEGAGRLIERGVYPFVVPFRPMAGTLAARDGVPAPSAERLTYVTRGVAAKLRAAGMNGADQGAGCAACGACSVLRSAGG; encoded by the coding sequence GTGAGCGTTGGCACCGGAACGACAGGTACGGCGGTGGACGTGCGGATCACGACCCGCGCCGAACTCGCCCTTCGAGGAGTCGCGTTGGACGCCCCCGTGCGGCGGCCGGACGGCGCGGGCCCCAGCGACGACGGACACGTCCTCGTCGACGGTGCCAACGCCGCGCTCCCCACCAACCCCGGCAGTCCCTACCGGGTCCGCGACGGCAAGGTGTGGCTCGGCGACGAGGACACCGGCCTGACCCTCACCGCCGTACGACGGCCGAAGTTCTACGACCTGACCACCGCCGACGGCGTCCCCTACGAGCACATCGCCCGCCTGCACGGCGCCGACGTCCTCGCCACCACCGTCGTGCAGACCTGCGTCCGCTACGCCGAGGCCGACCGCTGCCGCTTCTGCACCATCGAGGAGTCCCTGCGCTCCGGCGCCACGGTGGCCGCCAAGACACCGGCCCAGCTCGCCGAGGTGGCCAAGGCCGCGGTACGGCTGGACGGCATCAAGCAGATGGTGATGACCACCGGCACCACCACCGGCCCGGACCGTGGCGCCCGCACCCTCGTACGGTCGGTGCGCACCGTCCTGCGGGCGGTGCCCGGACTGCCGATCCAGGTGCAGTGCGAACCGCCCGGCGACCTGTCCTGGATCCGCTCCCTGCACGACGCCGGGGCCACCGCGATCGGCATCCACGTCGAGTCCCTGGACGAGGAGGTGCGCCGGCGCTGGATGCCCGGCAAGTCCACCGTCCCCCTGGCCGAGTACGAGGCGGCGTGGGACGAGGCGGTAGCGGTCTTCGGACCGAACCGCGTCTCCACCTACCTGCTGGTCGGCCTGGGTGAGGACCCCGACGAACTCGTCGAGGGGGCGGGGCGGCTGATCGAGAGGGGCGTGTACCCCTTCGTCGTCCCCTTCCGGCCCATGGCCGGCACCCTCGCGGCCCGGGACGGCGTCCCGGCGCCGAGCGCGGAGCGCCTGACCTACGTCACCCGGGGCGTCGCGGCGAAGCTGCGCGCGGCCGGGATGAACGGCGCCGACCAGGGGGCCGGCTGCGCGGCCTGCGGGGCGTGCAGCGTGCTGCGCTCGGCGGGTGGCTGA